The Eggerthella guodeyinii sequence ACGGCGAGCTGCCCCGGCGTGCGCGCGCGGATGCGGTGCGCGCCGGGTGCGGCGTAGGCGCGGTTCGGGGGAACGACCATGCGGCGGGTCGGCTGCGCGCGGTAGGCCTGGCGGCTCGGATGCGATCTCGCGTCGAAGGAATTCGTGTACGGCATGGGAGCCTCCTCGAAAGCGTCGGATACAGGGATGGCGAGGCGTCGTCCGAGGCGCTGCCCCGGACGACCTCCGGCCCGCTCGCAGCGCGCCGTCCTCGCCGTCAAGTATCCCTCGGACGCGCCCACCCCGTCCCAGAAGAAACGTCAACCGATTGCTTAAGTTTTCCTTAATGGGGATGATTTCGAGAAGGGGTCGCGCGCGTGCGCACAATCGATGCGGTCGTCTGGCATGGCGGTCGCATCGACAAGGTGTTCGCCGCTGCTTCCGTTAGAGGTTGCGGTATACGTCTCGACGGTGTCCGATCTTGAATACTTCGATCGTTATGCGGTCGCCGTCGACCGTGCCGAGCACGCGATACGTCCCGGTACGCCAACGCCAACCGTTCTTCACTCCCTGGAGTTTCTTCGCGTTGGGGAGCGTGCAGGGGTTCTCGCACCCGTCAAGGCGCTCGATCAGCTCCGATACCAGCAACAGGGTTTTACGATCGAGGCTCCGCAGCTGCTTTACCGCGCCGCTCGTCAGCTCTACCGAATAGCCCAATCAGATCGCCAGCCCGAGATCGGCCTTGGCCTTGCTCCAGGAAATGCGCGTACCGTCGTC is a genomic window containing:
- a CDS encoding type II toxin-antitoxin system RelE family toxin, producing the protein MGYSVELTSGAVKQLRSLDRKTLLLVSELIERLDGCENPCTLPNAKKLQGVKNGWRWRTGTYRVLGTVDGDRITIEVFKIGHRRDVYRNL